Proteins encoded within one genomic window of Macrotis lagotis isolate mMagLag1 chromosome 3, bilby.v1.9.chrom.fasta, whole genome shotgun sequence:
- the CDC42EP2 gene encoding cdc42 effector protein 2 produces the protein MSTKVPIYLKRGSRKGKKEKLRDLLSSDMISPPLGDFRHTIHIGSGGEGDMFGDISFLQGKFHLLPGTVGEGPEEEDGTFNLPFQFARTTTVCGQKPPGLSDGHSPLLKNAISLPVIGGPQALTLPSAQAPPKPPRLHLETSLPTSQENEGLEVWRTQETDSPLNQNGFMSEQATEEPFLSQASSLLSLHVDLGPSILDDVLQIMDQSQDLDRVEMPT, from the coding sequence ATGTCTACCAAGGTGCCCATCTACTTGAAGCGGGGCAGTcgcaaaggaaagaaggagaagctGCGGGACCTGCTATCATCAGACATGATTAGTCCACCACTGGGTGACTTCCGTCACACCATCCACATTGGCAGTGGTGGGGAGGGTGACATGTTTGGCGACATCTCCTTCCTACAGGGAAAGTTCCATTTGCTGCCTGGCACAGTGGGTGAGGGTCCTGAGGAGGAAGATGGCACCTTCAACCTCCCTTTCCAGTTTGCCCGGACCACCACAGTCTGTGGGCAGAAGCCCCCGGGGCTCTCTGATGGGCATTCCCCTCTACTCAAGAATGCCATCTCCCTCCCAGTCATTGGTGGGCCCCAGGCTCTCACCCTGCCCTCAGCCCAAGCCCCACCTAAGCCACCCCGGCTGCACCTGGAGACTTCACTGCCAACCTCCCAAGAGAATGAGGGCTTGGAGGTCTGGAGGACTCAGGAGACTGACTCTCCCCTGAACCAAAATGGCTTCATGTCTGAGCAAGCAACTGAGGAACCGTTCCTGTCCCAAGccagctccctcctttctctccatgTGGACCTGGGTCCTTCCATACTGGATGATGTCCTACAGATCATGGACCAGTCCCAAGACCTAGACAGAGTGGAGATGCCCACATAA